One genomic window of Phaenicophaeus curvirostris isolate KB17595 chromosome 21, BPBGC_Pcur_1.0, whole genome shotgun sequence includes the following:
- the LOC138729802 gene encoding olfactory receptor 14J1-like, translating to MDSPSITSAGAIGFLCPFEPPNRNTHPVVHTQKQQMSNGSSIAQFLLLAFADTRELQLLTFWLFMGIYLAALLGNGFIIITIACDHHIHTPMYFFLLNLSLLDTGCISTTVPRSMANVLWNTRIISYPERAAQVFFFLFFISTEYFLLTVMSYNHYVAICKPLHYETLLSSRACVHMAAAACGAGFLNALLHTANTFSLPLCQGNAVDQFFCEVPQILKLSCSHSYLSEIFRAVLRIPSQQGWHKAFSMCLPHLAVVSLFVCTGIVANLKPPSISSPSLDLVVSFLYSVVPPAVNPLIYSLRNKQLEDAVCKLITGVSKHQ from the exons ATGGACAGccccagcatcacctctgctggagcCATCGGGTTTTTATGCCCTTTCGAGCCTCCAAACAGGAACACGCATCCAG TGGTTCATACCCAAAAGCAGCAGATGTCCAATGGTAGCTCCATCGCCCAGTTCCTactcctggcattcgcagacacacgggagctgcagctcttgacCTTCTGGCTCTTCATGGGCATCTActtggctgccctcctgggaaacggcttcatcatcatcaccatcgcctgTGACCACCAtatccacacccccatgtacttcttcctcctcaacctctccCTCCTCGACACGGGCTgcatctccaccactgtccctaGATCCATGGCCAATGTCCTCTGGAACACCAGAATTATCTCCTATCCAGAACGTGCagctcaggtttttttctttctcttctttatctCCACTGAGTATTTTCTCCTCACAGTCATGTCCTACAACCactacgttgccatctgcaaacccctgcactatgAGACCCTCctgagcagcagagcttgtgtccacatggcagcagctgcctgtggcgctgggtttctcaatgctctgctgcacacggccaatacattttccctgcccctctgccagggcaatgctgtggaccagttcttctgCGAAGTCccccagatcctcaagctctcctgctcacactcctacctcAGCGAA atcttcagggccgtgctgaggatcccctctCAGCAGGGATGGCACAAAGCCTTTTCCAtgtgcctccctcacctggctgtggtctccctgtttgTCTGTACTGGCATAGTTGCTAACCTGAAgcctccctccatctcctccccatccctggatctGGTGGTGTCATTTCTGTACTCGGTGGTGCCTCCAGCagtgaaccccctcatctacagcctGAGGAACAAGCAGCTCGAGGACGCAGTTTGTAAACTTATTACTGGAGTTTCTAAGCATCAGTGA